The DNA region ACTTGAAAACTGAAAGATGAACCAAATTACCAGAAACAACATAAACTTATTTATTAGGCATCAATGAACTGGAGTCTCATCGGCAATCATTTTtaagtaaaattaataattaaaaaatattaaaataatttaatatatttaactaactTAAATTTTAATAGGTAAAAACTTAACTGCaaccaattttatgtgaaattgatatttaagaatcgttagataaaaatttagtcaaatcatctaacgacttttaaatatcaacttcacgtatcATCTAACGActtttaaatatcaacttcacgtaaagtcgattGTATCTGAGTTTTCAAGTCTACCATTGAtgagagaaagaaagaatgagTTGGAGCAAAGAGGTGAAATGACGTGGTGCCTTCCCTCGTGGAGAAGCTGCATCCATAATCTTCTTCTTCAGAATCTGAGCATTCTCCCTCatcttcttcccctcttctccaaCCATAATCGCATTCAACCCATTCACCAACCAATCTTTGCTCAACACAACACCATTTTCAACTCTCATTCCGATCTTCCACACATCCTCCACCATTCTCCCTACCATTCCTTGATCCCCAAAAAACGGCCTACAAATCATGGGTACTCCATTGGAGATGCTCTCGAACACCGAGTTACACCCACAGTGAGTCACAAACACCCCAACACTACCATGTCCCAAGACCTCACTCTGAGGACACCATGGAACCACTTTCCCTTTGCTTTTTGTTCTCTCAACAAACCCTTCTGGTAGAAGCTTCTTTGCATGCTCCTTTAACGACCACAGGAATGGGAAACCACTCTCTTCCAGTGCTTCTGCTACAGCCACTATCTCCTTTTCCGGCGGCGTCACCACCGTCCCGAAGCTTACGTATGCAACGGATCTTAAACCTTGCGTGTCCAGCCACGACAGGCAACCGGTTGAGTCGGTTTCGGAGGGTGGCAACGGCGGCAGCGGCAGCTTCAGAGTGAGGAAACCGACGTAGAGCATGGATTTGAGCTTTGACCTCATGTCTGAAACGAACATAGGAGGGTCTAGTTCTTCAAAGTAATTCATAACCACTGCATCAGCGTGAGGTAAAACCCTTCCTAACGAAGCTAGAGTCTTGGAAAACAGAGTCTCGTTTTCTCCACCGTTGATCACATCCTCTGGAAGATCCTCAACACGTACCATGTTTAAACCTGGAAGAAAATCCAAGGAAGAACATGAATTGTTATAATTGTGGCGTATGATATCAGTGTAGAAATGTGCAGAGAGGGAAGATGAGAGTGGAGCCCAAACAGGGATCCATGGAACACTGAGATTCTGAGCAACAAGGAAGGAAGGAAGAACAAAAGCATCTGCAATGATGCATGTTACTCTGTGGTTTGTTTGTTGAACGGCCATGTCTATGGGTTTTTGGAGGTTTTGAGGGGTGGCTTGTTGAAGGAAAAGGTTGACCATCTCAAGAGACTGATGAGGTGGTGGCGCGTGAGCATTATAGGAGATGAAGTTGATGTTGTTGTGTGGGGATTTTGAGATGAGAGTCTGGGTGGATGATTGGGTGGAGATGAAGGAGAAGGAGAGATTAGGAGCAGCGTGAGAGAGTTTGAGGACAAGGTTGAAGAGAGGAAGGGGGTGGCTTCCAAAGGGGAAAGCAAAAACTGCCACGTGTCCAGTGTTGTTGGCCATGATGGGTGGAAGCAAGTAGAATAACGAAGCTAAGACGGTGGTGTTATGGTGTATGTGATGATGAGAGCTTCAATTTATGCTAGTGTTGCACCACAAGCAGACAAAACGTGAATATGTAATTGAGACAGGTTGGGTATGCATGTTTCTTATGATTATTGTACCTACCtccacttgttttttttttttttttttttaactaacttAGATCGATCAAGAAATTAATAGTCCTAATTCattcttttattatataaatttatatagtgTAAAAACTCACATGCAGTTAATTGTGTCTTTATGTAAGGTTAAATTAAAAATcattagatataatttttaattaaatattagattcacctaaaaataattacatataagttcttatcattatatatatatatatatatatatatatggtaagttctaaaaattagagtttaaaaaattagggtttataGATTATATTTAGATAGACTAAGATAATGGAAGGCATTTAAAATTTGAAGAATTGGGTCGGGAGATCTAAAATGAATTGGGCTTTAACAAGCCTCCTTCCGAGTGATTTTTGtccatttgttttctttttctttatattgtGCTTTGGGCAGATCACAAGctataaatgaaaaagaaaaggtgAGCCCAAAAAGGAATAAGAGAAGGGGTTGTCATTTCAATAAAGGCAGCTAGTCAAagagttataatttaaattttttttttttggattcaaatttcATCGGTTGCAATGTGTGATAAATGTACTAGAGAGTAtgtgaaaaaataaatgaatgcaGTTCCagacagaaaagaaaaatcaatgaATACTTCTTTTCAGCAATATCATTTACATTTATCAATCAAACGATAGAGTAATATAATATAGGATGTACTACTTTTGTGTATATTTTTCTACTATATAAAATAGTACAAATGTAAAGTGtcatttgtttaaaattttaagtcaAAATTACTTAAGTCCAACCATTTAAAAGTATCACAAAGTTTGTTTTTCCATTTTAAAATGCAGCGACCTAAAGCAACTGAAATCTATCATTTATATTCAAAGATTTGGGAAAACTCCGAGTGGAATCTTTGTTGATTTTCCGATGTGTTTGGGACATATACTCGTACAACAAGTCAAAATTTATAGTAAGTAAATTGAAGATACGATTCATTAGTATTACCATGGCTACCATTGTCGCCCACAAGATACAAGGTAGCAACTTGGTAGTGAAATActaagagacagaaattttagagataaaaattgacataaattttaatattctgtttggtataaaatatgagacagaaattaaaacaaaaataaaattttaatctaaTTTGTATAAAATGTaagattgaaattaattaattgaaatggggtaatttagatataaaatgttattaaagtttcagtcttcatctctaaaaatttcaatcTCTTGTTCCCACTTTTTGGAAAtattgaaatactaaaattttgaagACAGAAACAGAAATTTTAATATCTGAATTaacaaacataatattaaatCTTTGTCCCatatctcaaaacaaacgctacacAAAGGAATGTTTTAAATAGACTAAATAGAATATTAGATTTTAATGatccatataaaaaatatataaaataaggtGATTTCTTTGATACTCAGCTAATTTGAAGGTATTATATACATTTCTTACATGTTCCAATTAATAGGTGACAagtatattcattcattctaatcggtaaatgaatttttaatttttaaaaaattaaaaataatgaatttaatatatatattaaatactttatatatacatatcttaATAATACACTGCTCTGGTTAAATCAAATCACGTAAaccttaaataaattatttaaaaaaaattagaatttggtcGTTGTATATGCTgctagagaaagagaaaagaacataAAACCATAATAATCATTTTCATCTACTTTcgtctttttctattttctatattTACAGGCAAAATTCGTTTTTgtcttcttccttctccttcaCTCTTAGGATAtaccttctttttccttcttctaatCTTCAAAAATCATCGATCTGGTTGATGTAACCCATAACAATCCATcattcttcaattcaaagtcgtAGATTTTGTTGTTGGAACCCCGAACAATAGTTCTTTTTACTGTTCTTCCATTTGAAGTCGCCCTGATACTGTCACGTTCTCAATATTTGCAAATTGTTATACGTAAGTCACTCTTTGTTCTCTTAATAATCATACAACATAGATACAGGTTATAGTTCATATAAAATTTCTGTATTGATGATTATAAtctcctatttatgatttattagttTATACTTGATTATATATAGATGTAATGTTCATTTTGAGTGGCTGAACAAATCAATAAAAATTGGTACACAAATTTAGATAGAAACAGAGCAGTTAATTTGAAGCATTTTATAATATTTACTTGTATAAAATTTACTTTGAACATACGGGTTTAAATTAGTTATGTAATAGTGATCATTGTTGAGTTAAAATTATTGTAGACGTGATcttttgtaatttcttgtgaTACAAAATTATATCTTGGAGgttcctttatttttatttaatgataatttcATGACATGCAAGTAATGAAGAAGTTACAAATTTGATTTGTTAAAAATTAGTCACTCCTTCAATTAGTTGTATAAGAAAAGAATGCATTATTTTGCAATATTTGAAAAGTCAACTGCTGTTGAAATTCTCTTTGTAAATAATGTAATTAGGGATTACTTTTCTATATGTATTTAAAGtgatatatacattaaaaatttgtAAACATACCCttatttgttgttgatttttatATAGTCTTTAATTAATAGAAATTTCTTTGAATGATAAAAACGGTTGAAACattctataaaaatataaatatataggattgttatagattttaatttatatatagaaaGATTCTATAACAATGGATAGCTATCACAAAAAAAAGTAGCATTACAAAGTATTAGCATCAAAATGATTTATTTATATCATTTATAGTTAagataatttatttagaattttttttaactgATGTAATAAGAAGTAACATATACtcttatttttaactaaattcttattcgtttttttaatttttttgtagtttttctTAGCAGccttgataatggtgtttttttTTAGATTGTATGACTTTATGATCAAATCTATAACAATGCGCATCCTAATTACGTTATCAATCTTCAAATGATAAAACCAGTAGTAAGTCACACTTATGTAATTAGAAAttaaacaattagaaatttatCATATAATGTAACTTACATAGCCATGttaaattttatatgaaaaaagtACTAGTTAGACAatgtaacaaaagaaaaaagattgcttTGACAAACCAAATAAAGAACTAGAAAATTACGAGTCATTTCTTTGTCTTTTTATTCCAGAGCTTCCAAAATAAGAAACTCAGACACCTTAAGCCTAATCGTACTCTCAAAATCATAGAAAGAGTCATGTGAAAACATCCCTTCAAAGTACAAGGCCTAATAAGTGGTTAAGAttgaattagtatttttataaatgGTAAAAATAGTATAAATGAAGATGTAAAATTGATGCTATAAATGTTTGAATACAGAAATAATATACCAATTGCTTAATGTTGAATATtttacttgctttctttttaGGA from Arachis hypogaea cultivar Tifrunner chromosome 10, arahy.Tifrunner.gnm2.J5K5, whole genome shotgun sequence includes:
- the LOC112714792 gene encoding anthocyanidin 3-O-glucosyltransferase 7 produces the protein MANNTGHVAVFAFPFGSHPLPLFNLVLKLSHAAPNLSFSFISTQSSTQTLISKSPHNNINFISYNAHAPPPHQSLEMVNLFLQQATPQNLQKPIDMAVQQTNHRVTCIIADAFVLPSFLVAQNLSVPWIPVWAPLSSSLSAHFYTDIIRHNYNNSCSSLDFLPGLNMVRVEDLPEDVINGGENETLFSKTLASLGRVLPHADAVVMNYFEELDPPMFVSDMRSKLKSMLYVGFLTLKLPLPPLPPSETDSTGCLSWLDTQGLRSVAYVSFGTVVTPPEKEIVAVAEALEESGFPFLWSLKEHAKKLLPEGFVERTKSKGKVVPWCPQSEVLGHGSVGVFVTHCGCNSVFESISNGVPMICRPFFGDQGMVGRMVEDVWKIGMRVENGVVLSKDWLVNGLNAIMVGEEGKKMRENAQILKKKIMDAASPRGKAPRHFTSLLQLILSFSHQW